A stretch of DNA from Bacillus sp. Marseille-Q1617:
ATGAAAAGGAACTGGTAGTGGGTGCTTCGAATGTACCGCACGCTGAAATCCTTGAACAGGTAAAGCCGATCCTGGAAGAGAAGGGAATCGATCTTCAAATCGAGACGTATCAGGATTATATCCTTCCTAACAAGGATCTAGATAACGGCGACATCGACGCCAACTATTTCCAGACGATCCCTTACATGGAGCTTCAAATGAAGGATAATGAGGGGTATGATTTCGTCAATGCGGGCGGCATCCATATCGAGCCGATCGGCGTTTACTCCAAGAAGTATAAATCCCTGGAGGACCTTCCGGAAGGGGCAACGATTTTGATGAGTAACTCTGTTTCCGATCACGGACGCATCCTAAGCTTATTGGAAAAGAAAGGGCTCATCACATTGAAGGATGGAGTCGAAAATACACAGGCTCAAATTGAAGATATAGAGGAAAACCCAAGAAACCTGAAATTTGATTATGAATATGAAGCGGGTATGCTTCCGCAAATGTACGAAAATGAAGAAGGCGATGCCGTGGTCATCAACTCCAACTATGCCATCGATGCCGGCCTGAAGCCGCTTGAAGATTCAATTGCCATCGAAGATACTGATTCTCCATATGTGAATGTCATCACTGTCAACAAAGGAGACGAAGATAAAGAAGAAGTGAAAGAACTCGTCAAAGCTCTGCGCTCAAAAGAAATCCAGGATTTCATCAATAAAGAGTGGGACGGGGCGGTTGTTCCTGTTTCAGAAGAATAAGTTTAACGAAACCCGATGACTTCATCGGGTTTCTTTTATGAATAAATTTCGGACATAATCCATTCCTGATTGGCTCATACTATCTTCGATGAATCTAAATCGAAAATGGAGTTGAACAGGATGCAAATGGAACCTAGAAATACAACCGAAGCGGCACTTCATGACTATAAAATGGGGCTTGGGATCTTCACGGAAAAAATGCCTGAGCTTGCACAGCATTATAATACATTCACAGAGCACTGTTTCAGGGAGGGTGTCCTTACTACAAAAGAAAAGCAGTTGATCGCCCTTGGAATCAGCCTCTATTCACAGGATGAATACTGCATCATCTACCACACAAAGGGATGCATCGATGAAGGATGCTCTGAACAGGAAATCCTTGAAGCCGTTGGAGTCACCGCGGCATTCGGCGGCGGGGCAGCCATGAGCCAGGCTGTCACCCTGGTACAGCAATCCGTGCAGGAACTGAACCAGCTTAAACAATAACTCAGAAAGCGGAAGGGCATGGATCGAAGCCCTTCCGCTTTTTAGTTTCTTCTATTATATATAGGACTTTAGTTCATGAGGGTAAAAAGTTTGGCATGCAGGGGATGTGGAAGATACAGGCTGCTGTCTCCGGCTGCATAAAGGTTATTTGACAAGTTGCACGTAAATGTAAAAAGTGGCATGTATTTTCGAAAAGAGGATTGATTAATCATTATTTGGTTCGATTTTTAAAAAATGGAACGGAAACGTGAGAAAGTGGAACATAAATAAAATGGACTTGGAGGTACATCAGAGGATCAAGTCTGCG
This window harbors:
- a CDS encoding MetQ/NlpA family ABC transporter substrate-binding protein, whose amino-acid sequence is MKKWLAGAVAAASIFGLAACGNDSGAGSDEKELVVGASNVPHAEILEQVKPILEEKGIDLQIETYQDYILPNKDLDNGDIDANYFQTIPYMELQMKDNEGYDFVNAGGIHIEPIGVYSKKYKSLEDLPEGATILMSNSVSDHGRILSLLEKKGLITLKDGVENTQAQIEDIEENPRNLKFDYEYEAGMLPQMYENEEGDAVVINSNYAIDAGLKPLEDSIAIEDTDSPYVNVITVNKGDEDKEEVKELVKALRSKEIQDFINKEWDGAVVPVSEE
- a CDS encoding carboxymuconolactone decarboxylase family protein, translating into MQMEPRNTTEAALHDYKMGLGIFTEKMPELAQHYNTFTEHCFREGVLTTKEKQLIALGISLYSQDEYCIIYHTKGCIDEGCSEQEILEAVGVTAAFGGGAAMSQAVTLVQQSVQELNQLKQ